TTAACACGGTTTCGCCGGTATGTTTATCCAGCCAAAGCCTTGAATTTTCATCGGGCTCTCCGGCGTCGTAATTTTCAATTTCTAATTCGTTTTTCTCTGCAACCATTCTCACGGTTTCCATGGTTCTGATGCGGGCGGTCGAGTAAACAGCGTCAAAATCAACATTTTGAAGCATCTCGGCCAGTCGTTCAGCTCTGGCATAACCTTCCGGAGATAGATCAGGATCTGCGCTATCATCCATCTTCTCAGCATGACGTACAAGAATAAATGTTGTGATATCGGCATTTGACTGAGCGTAAACAGTCAGGCTCATGCAGGTGCTTAAAATTATGAGCAGTAGAATTGATTTTAATTTCATTATTTTTTCGTTGTATAGTTAAGGAATCACAATATATTGACAGCAAGTTTACAGCTATTCACGATGTACAAGCTAAAATCGAAAAATTATGCGTCATCTTCTCGTTCTTTTTACGGCACTCATTACAATTTCATGCACTATGGAACAGTCTGAAACATTTGACCTGCAGGGACATCGCGGTGCACGCGGCCTGCTTCCCGAAAACACAATTCCCGGTTTTCTGAAAGCCGTTGAACTTGGCGTTAACACAGTCGAATTTGACGTGGTTGTTACCGGTGACGGTAAACTTTTGGTATCTCACGAGCCTTGGTTCAATCATCTTTTCAGTACTAAACCGGATGGTACTCCTGTCACGGAAGAAGAAGCGATGAGTTTCAATATTTTTGAAATGACCTATGATGAAACCCAACAGTTTGATGTGGGTAAACGCGGAAATCCAAACTTTCCGGAACAGCAGCCGATGGAAGTCACCAAACCTCTTATGACAGACGCCATCCGCGCAGTAGAGGAGTTTGCGAAAGAAAATAATTTACCTCCACTTCATTACAATATCGAAACCAAGAGCCGGCCTGAATGGTATGGAGAATATGTACCGGGACCGGATCGATTTGCCCGTATGCTTTATGAAGAGCTGAATGATTTAGATGTGCTGGATAGGGTCATCATTCAATCTTTTGACCCGTCTACACTTATTGCTTTCAAACAACTTGAACCCAATGTAAGACTGGCCATGCTGGTAAGTCAAAATGAGCCGGTTGATATCTACTTAAATATTCTAGGATTTACACCCGATATCTGGAGTCCGGATTACAGGTTGCTCAATGCTGATAATGTTCAGGAGTTTCATTCCAAAGGGATGAAAGTGATTCCATGGACGGTCAACAGTGTAGATCAAATGAGATCGCTAATGGAAATTGGGGTAGATGGTTTTATAACAGATTACCCGGATAGTGCAGCTGTATTATTTTAAACATTCTGCAATCCGCAGAATGTTTAAATCTCATTTAATACTTTGGCAATGGAATCCCAGGATCCTTTTGCTAAATAATCCGGTTTGAGGCCCTCTTTTTCCATCAATTCAGTTGTTCCCAGACTTCCTGCAACTACAGTTTTCGATAATAAATCAAGATCTGGAAATGCTGTCTTTACCCGAACGTATGAAGAACGATTGTGAAGCAAGATCACCTCTACGGGGCTTTTCCCAACTTCAGCTTTATAATCTTTTAGTGTCTCTTCATCCAACGGCACCTCTTCGCACACCGAAAATTCTGCCACCGGCATCTGCAGTTCTTTCAGCAAGCCCGGCATCTCCTCAGTTTTATTTTCTGTTGTTGGGTAGAGTGTACTTCCCTCCTTTGAGATTCGAAGCATAAATTCCAGGATATCAATTGGCTTGGCCGGTTCCCGGGGTTGAATAGCGGGGATATCATGACTTTCCAAAAATTTTGCTGTAGGCTTGTCTAATACAATATTAACGCACCCTCGCACTTGCTCTTCAGTAGAATTTTGCTTCATCCATTCTACAAAATATTTTGCGTTCCGAAGATTTCCATGAATGATAAATGCAAATTCACCCATGTGATTCCGAATCTCTCCCGACTCCTCCTCATCCACACGGTATTGGAAATTTTCCAGTGGCAGATGGAGAAACTTTTTCTCTTTTATTAATTCCAGCTCAAAAAATGGAGCTGATGTATCTTTGTCTGCAGTAAAAAGAATCATGAAAAA
This is a stretch of genomic DNA from Rhodohalobacter barkolensis. It encodes these proteins:
- a CDS encoding glycerophosphodiester phosphodiesterase family protein, with amino-acid sequence MRHLLVLFTALITISCTMEQSETFDLQGHRGARGLLPENTIPGFLKAVELGVNTVEFDVVVTGDGKLLVSHEPWFNHLFSTKPDGTPVTEEEAMSFNIFEMTYDETQQFDVGKRGNPNFPEQQPMEVTKPLMTDAIRAVEEFAKENNLPPLHYNIETKSRPEWYGEYVPGPDRFARMLYEELNDLDVLDRVIIQSFDPSTLIAFKQLEPNVRLAMLVSQNEPVDIYLNILGFTPDIWSPDYRLLNADNVQEFHSKGMKVIPWTVNSVDQMRSLMEIGVDGFITDYPDSAAVLF
- a CDS encoding phosphoglycerate mutase family protein, which encodes MKLKSILLLIILSTCMSLTVYAQSNADITTFILVRHAEKMDDSADPDLSPEGYARAERLAEMLQNVDFDAVYSTARIRTMETVRMVAEKNELEIENYDAGEPDENSRLWLDKHTGETVLISGHSNTTPFFANALLGYEYYPDKFDESDYGNLLIITVAPDGSRKIIPLRY